CTGGTTCAACACCTTTACCTATGTGCAACAAAAACTCGCAGAATTGAGGATCACTCCTTGCACGCATGTTTTCGGTCAATGTTATTATCTGCAACGATTGGTACAAGTACGATTTAATCAAGCTCCCATCGATGGTTTCTCGAACAGTTTCTTTTGGAATAACAGGCAAGACTTGCATGAAATCACCTCCTAAAACAACTACTTTTCCACCAAAAGCTTCGTTATTCCCAACAAGATCTTTTAAAGTACGATCAACCGCCTCGATGGCAAATCTTTTACACATAGGAGCCTCGTcccaaataataagttttgccTGGCGTAACAACTCTGCTAAGCAACTCTGCTTTGAAATAGCACAAAAGCTGTTCTCATGTGGTTCAATGGGAATTCTAAACCGCGAATGCGCTGTCCGGCCACCTGGTAGAATAGATGCGGAAACACCTGACGTTGCTGTTGCTAGAGCGATCATGGACCGTGAGCGAACTGTTGAAAGAAGAGCACGATATAAAAATGTTTTCCCAGTACCACCAGGACCACTGATAAAGAATACACCACTCCTATTGTTATCTAGATGCTCCATAATCAAATCATAAGCCATATGCTGACCAGCATTAAGTTGCAGGGGCCCAACCAAATCGTCTGATGAAACACTAATTGATAATTCGTCTAGAATTTCTCTAGAGCATTTCAGTGCGGAGCATTCCGGTATGGTTGTGATTCTAGGAAAATCATACATACAAATATCCTTGCCCATACTCTCAAGAAAAGAATTCACAGATACAAGTGTCTCACTCAACACCTCTACATCACCAGCGGTACCATGTCTTGTGAAGTCTTCAGATAAATGATTGTAAAATTTATCCCACAAGCTCCTAACATCAGATGGCTCACAATACACTAAAATTGTCGCAAACAATCGACGCAAGGCATATGGCATATGAAAGCTTATAGCCTCATTTAAACACTCGAAATTAGTATTGTCAGATTCCAATAATCGTCTACATTGTGCTGCTTCCTTGAAGGAAAAACACTTTCGCTCACCAACTGTGAGCAAATCATCATATGAAATTGGCCCACGAATATTAAGCAACAATACACGCAAATAATACCTTTCTCCTTCAATTGGATTCGCAGAATTAACACGGCCGATAACTTGTCTCTGCCTTCTTTCATTCCAAGCCTTTGTTTTTCTATCCCAGACATAATGCTGCGGAAATTCTGAatacaaatattttcttgcCTCCACATCACGGCAGCATGTTTCAAAATACTCGGTCAACATAGTTTTGCCAATTTTGTCAGATTCCAACACTGTCTGTAAATCTTGATTGTTCCAGAAAGTAACACATTGTTTGTTAGGTAAGTGAAGGGGTAAATTTATGACCGGCGGAGATATTTCATTCAAATCAAACTCGTAAATTCTCCAAATCGCCTCTGGAGCCGAGACCCACCGAGCATCTTGATACGCCTTGATCTCGTCAATGCGATGAAATATTAACATATATCTTGTCATGACCTTTATATATATACTTGTAAAGGTATTTAACAGCTGTGAGTCCGGAACAAATCTCAACGTTTATATGACAGTCATACCTATACAACAAAAATGGATTATATGGAACAACCCACTGTGAATTCAATGTGCGACGGCGGACTTCAACAATTCTTCCATCGTTTCTTCTTCGGTATATTGGATACCCATCTCTCCCTTGCATTGATTGATCTGAAAAAGGACGAGGATAATGGCTTTTGCATTTTCCATTTATCATACAAGGACATTTTTTGTCCAGCAAGCCACACGGGCCATGCATCATATGCCTCGTCACCAAATGAAAGAGCTTTGGGAAACGATTCTCATCCGGAATCTCAGCAACAACATATGAATCAAACATTTCAGGCGAACTAATCTTGGAATCAGTGGATAAGATAAGAAGCATGTGGCAATGTGGCAGACCTCGTTTCTGGAATTCAATAACATAAACATATGCAGCAACGCGGCCGAATATACATTTTTTGAGGACTTGGTCTTTTAGATCAATCAACTTCGAACAAAAAACTCGCGAAACAAGATCCGGCCGATCATGGGCAACTTGACCATCAAATAgattttctttaatttcttTCCATTCGGGATTGCAAGTAATCGTAAGAAACAAGTCTGGTTTCCCAAACGCTTTGACCAAGGCAATAGCATCAAGATATCTTTTGCGCATATCTCTTGGGCCTCCAATAAACGATGTAGGGAGAACAATACGGTGACCAATCTCGCTACCGCGGGTCTCTCCACCAACAACGCTGTCGACTATCCCTTGATACATCTCTGATCTGATTTCTGTTTGATTTCGTCTGTAGTAGTCGAGGCGAGTTGTCTCCAATTTAATGTACATATCAACAATATATTGTTGCAACAGTCTACCACCATATAACAGAATAGATGAATCATTATCTCTGATTTGTATCCGATAGCAATAATACTCCCTGCATGACACCATTCGATCGTTTTTGCCACGAATAATCGCTACAATCAAAAGAACACATATTAAAATTGCAAAATGAAAGTATGTTTGGAAAAAGAGAGAAGATATCAATCGTTGAACAACATATTCAATTAGTATAAGCAAATATGTAAATAACTTAATTTATCAAGGACGAGCTCAGTTTTTTACCTCGGTGTTGGGCAACTCATTTATATTTCTTTTGGGCTAAATTTATACTGTAAAAAATTGTTGGCTAAAATAGGGAACTTATAATTGTCTTTTATGTCatgataatatattttaatcttggaaattatataaaaatacagGGCTACCTATTTTGCATCCTAGATTACTTCACATATATTTCAATCTTGAAAATGATAGAAATACTCCATGCTGATCTTTCTATTTTGCTAATATCTCTATTAATAtgtcatattatattttattttaataatataattgttTCGCAATACACCTTCTTGTTTGTCTAACTAATGGCCAACTAATTTCTTCtcgtttttttaaatatattaaaggATTGGTTTTTCTAtgtaattttaaatgttggtcatattttaaaaaattgaaattttagttGCATTCTATATACCTAAAAAATTTAAGGGTAACTCCATTGTTCAAAGAACAAATATTGGAAAACAAATTGATATGCTGAAGTATTTTATTAGAATAAAATTTGCGGAGGTAATTATTCACATTATGACATAAGTAAATTAATTTACACGTTAATATGCAGATGTAATTTGTTCAAGTAATTATTCAATTTCAGTTGTTTAAAAAGCACAATTGAAAATttgatttataataattatcaacTACACCATATAATGacgtaattttaaatattttctacttTATATTAAATTTCTCATAAACTCACCTCGGCTTTCACCGCCAACATACTGAGGAAGAGAAGGAAATCCAGAAGTAGATGCCAAGTTATTGCCAAAAGAAGCAGGACTATGATCAATTCCAGATTTCAAAATGTGTTGTTGCCAACCAACATCACCATAGGGGAAAAACAACGGATATTGTAGTGGATCATAGCAGCCAAAGTAAGGTTTTATCATATGCATATGTCCATCATATGCGTGAACAACAATATCTCGGTCATAAGGAATATTAGCATTGTCATTACCCTCCACCCATATAGCAGCAACCTGATCGGCGGATGGGCTATTATAACGCCTATGATCGATAGATACATCTTTGCAAATATGCAACCTCAGATTCTTTACAGAAGGATATTGCTTAATCCTCTTTAGGAGCTGAGCATAGGGATTCACTTTTAATATATCCATCAACAAAGCCATGGTAGATTCATTGACGGCTTCTTCACCAACAACAGATATTCTATTACGCAGCTCATTGTCACTGTCCCAAAAATAAAGTTGGAAATATTTAGGACCATCATCGCTGGGCACAAGAGGTGGCAAAGAATGAAACACCTGTCCCGATACACGAAATGTATACACTCCACGATTAAGAGACGCAAGATCTTTATCAAGGCGAACTACgaatgatgtgaatgaaaacAAACTATTATACAACCGAATTTTTCGGCGAAACGAAATAGCTGAAGGACACGATATATAAGTAAATAAATCACGAAGACGCGACGGGATAATAGGGGAAGTGAGCTGAATTTTTCCAGAACCACAACAAAATGTAGGGGATTCATGTGGAAACCTCCATGCTCCACAATAGCGACATTTTGGAACCACGggaaaattctgcaagtgatcGATGTCCTGCTCGGTAACTTGAggaaaacaaaaaagtgataaAATATACAAGGAGGGATTCCAGAAAAACAGCCTTCATATGAAAAAACAAGGAAATCAACCAATACCAAGAATACGAAAACAAAACATACAATGGCTTAAGCATCCCCGACCAATGGACGAACTACCAATTGCACAACCTGTGATTTGCAGATAACAGAGATGAAAGCATTTGTAAAACCCATGAATCCATTTCGAATTTTAAGAACTATAATTACAGAAGCTAACCAGTCGTAGTAGAAAGTGTGTTCTCGCAACTCGACGAACTGTCCAACATTTCACTGCCAAAACACGAGGGAATGAGTAAGGAAGAACTAAAGAATAAAAACCAGTACAACACCAAGGAAGATGCGAGCAAGAGAATGGGAGAAAGTAACACACCAACTGTTGGTTCTAAAAATCGAAAACAACGGGAAGCCATAAAAATGAATGAAACAAAGTAAACGAGAGCAATACCTGGAGACGAAAgcagaagtcggtctaggcttTCGACCACGAGCCATGACTGGCAACAAAAGGCAAGCGTGAAACGGGGTGGAGTGACGGAAAAGAAGAAGAAGCCACATGCAGCCAAGGAACAAAACGAATTTATGTATGAGGTGCTGGGGAAACACGGGAGGCAAATACACGTACAACAAACATAACGAGAATAAAGAGTCAGGActtaaacaaaaatattaattactcATTATCAcacaaatattatttattgattaataattaatatgggtattaataatattaattagtAATACTGAAACTGTAGGGAAAACAGAAAGCTCTTACAGTGAAGGGAAGCCAACAAGTCGGATAATtacataataattaattaataattactaCTATTATTAAATTCGGATAATtacataataattaattaataattactattattattaaaacacaattaataaataataatatttaaatacttaaaatattgGAATATTAAAGTGTTggaatattaataataattaaataataatacttaaaaagTAAAACtgcattaataaataataatacgtaaatacttaaaatattgGGATATTAAAGTGTTGGAATATTAACTTaaaaaattagaagaggaaAAGAGTAAAACtgcattaataaataataatacgtaaatacttaaaatattcgaatattaaattaataaataataataataatatttaaatacttaaaataaaatattggataataattaaataataatacttaaaaagtaaaagtgcattaataaataataatacgtaaatacttaaaatattgGGATATTAAAGTGTTGGAATATTTtggaagaaaaggaaaatgaggTAAAAACACAATTACTAAAAGGGCAATGAGGTGCTATATTAATaagttaataaataaataataatgcttaaaaagTTGGAAGAGGAAAAggacaataaataaataataatacttaaaaaaTTGGAAGAGGAAAAggacaataaataaataataatacttaaaaagTTGGAAGAAGAAAAGGACAATAAGGTAAAAACACAATTAAAACTGCTATATTTATAagtatatagatatagatatagatttttTGCCTCCGAATAGAGCCTCAACCAGCCACAAAGTTTGCATATTTAAGCTATGCATTTCCGAGTTTGAGTCTTCATTCTTTGCTtgttttacttgtttttcagaTATTAAATTGTATTGCCTATGATTCGAAGACTTGTAGTTTGATAAATGCATGCCTCTCTTTTTTATAGGAGACAAGTGCTGTGAGTGGCCGTATGGTTCACAAGAAATGTCGAGTTCTGGATCATATGCCAGACAATTAGCACAGCAAATGACCCTTGTCAAAGCTTATGTTATTATTGCAAAGGAGCGTGATAACCTTCGTCTTGCTTGGGAGCTTAGTTCCAAAATAAAAAGTTGTCAATCCGTGTTCTCCAAGGCTGCAAAGAAACACTCCGAGGCTGCAAAGAGAGACGAGTCCGTATCTCTAGAGGAAGCTGAACCAATCATTAAAAGTTCATCTTCCATCTTTTTTAAAGCACAGGATGCACATTGCGATATTGCAACAACTATAATGTATAATGACAAGGAATTCTCAAATTCAAGTTCTCAAAGAACACCGAAGTGCCATGACTGTTCAAAGAACAATGTATGGACGATTGGCTGCCGAATCACTACCCAAGAATCTTCATTGCATTGAGATTCAACTCACTTCTGGTTGACTTCAGAGAAAGTCTATGCAGGTTCTTGCAGACGAAAACAAGAACTCACCACGATTAACGGACATAAATCTTTACCACTTCTGTATATTTTCAGACAATCTGATGGCCGTTTCAGTCGTTGTAAATTCTACTGTTTCAAATGCTGAACATCCAAAACAACTTGTTTTCCATTTGTAACAAATGGAGTAACATACGGGGGGATTCGGGCTTGGTTCCTCAGTAATGATTTAAAAGGTGCTGCCATAGAAGTTCAGAGTCTCGAAGATTTCACTTGGTTGAATGCATCATATTCTCCTGTAGTAAAACAAATTCATTCGTGTTGCCGCTAGTCTTGAGCTGAAGTTTCGTGGTCCAAAGAATCTTTCTTTACTGAACTACCTTCGGTTCTACGTCCCAGAGATTTATCCCCAGCTGGAGAAGGTGGTTTTCCTCGAAG
This window of the Primulina tabacum isolate GXHZ01 chromosome 12, ASM2559414v2, whole genome shotgun sequence genome carries:
- the LOC142520834 gene encoding uncharacterized protein LOC142520834, yielding MARGRKPRPTSAFVSSEMLDSSSSCENTLSTTTGCAIGSSSIGRGCLSHFTEQDIDHLQNFPVVPKCRYCGAWRFPHESPTFCCGSGKIQLTSPIIPSRLRDLFTYISCPSAISFRRKIRLYNSLFSFTSFVVRLDKDLASLNRGVYTFRVSGQVFHSLPPLVPSDDGPKYFQLYFWDSDNELRNRISVVGEEAVNESTMALLMDILKVNPYAQLLKRIKQYPSVKNLRLHICKDVSIDHRRYNSPSADQVAAIWVEGNDNANIPYDRDIVVHAYDGHMHMIKPYFGCYDPLQYPLFFPYGDVGWQQHILKSGIDHSPASFGNNLASTSGFPSLPQYVGGESRGIDYHFCWMMEQILLGLQSLKKLLRH